A single genomic interval of Methylophilales bacterium MBRSF5 harbors:
- a CDS encoding branched-chain amino acid aminotransferase (catalyzes the transamination of the branched-chain amino acids to their respective alpha-keto acids): protein MSDRDGLIWFDKKMTPWREAQTHVLTHTLHYGLGVFEGVRAYEAEKGTAIFRLKEHTNRLFNSAHIVSMALPFSKDEINQAQIDSVKENKLKSAYIRPMAFYGSEGMGISAKTLSTHVIVAAWSWGAYMGQEALEKGIAVKTSSFSRHHVNVTMCKAKANGNYMNSILAHQEAINDGYNEALLLDTQGFVSEGSGENIFLVKNEYLITPSLSSALEGITRDTIIEIAKAHDIQVIEKNITRDEVYTADEAFFTGTAAEVTPIRALDRRNIGKGARGEITEFLQKTYFDVVSGKNTKYGDWLTYV from the coding sequence ATGTCTGATCGTGATGGGTTAATCTGGTTCGATAAGAAAATGACACCTTGGCGTGAAGCTCAGACTCATGTTCTCACACACACTCTACATTACGGTTTGGGTGTTTTTGAGGGTGTTCGAGCTTATGAGGCAGAAAAAGGAACAGCTATCTTTAGATTAAAAGAACACACTAATCGCCTATTTAATTCTGCCCATATTGTAAGTATGGCCCTACCCTTTTCTAAAGATGAAATCAACCAAGCTCAAATTGACAGTGTAAAAGAAAATAAACTGAAATCTGCTTACATTCGTCCCATGGCATTTTATGGATCTGAGGGCATGGGAATATCTGCAAAAACACTATCTACCCATGTAATTGTTGCAGCATGGAGCTGGGGAGCCTATATGGGTCAAGAAGCATTAGAAAAGGGAATTGCTGTAAAAACGTCTTCATTCTCACGCCATCATGTGAATGTCACTATGTGTAAAGCAAAGGCCAATGGGAATTACATGAATTCGATTCTTGCTCATCAAGAAGCAATTAATGATGGATACAATGAAGCACTTCTTTTAGATACGCAAGGTTTTGTATCTGAGGGCTCTGGTGAAAATATATTTTTAGTAAAAAATGAATACCTAATCACGCCTAGCCTATCCTCTGCTTTAGAGGGAATTACTCGAGATACAATTATTGAAATAGCCAAAGCTCATGACATACAAGTGATAGAAAAAAACATCACTCGTGATGAAGTATACACTGCAGATGAAGCATTTTTTACTGGGACAGCTGCTGAAGTTACTCCAATAAGAGCACTGGATCGACGCAATATTGGCAAAGGCGCACGTGGAGAGATTACTGAATTTCTTCAAAAAACTTATTTCGATGTCGTGTCTGGAAAAAATACGAAATATGGTGACTGGCTAACCTATGTCTAA
- a CDS encoding ATP--cobalamin adenosyltransferase gives MADRLTHIYTKTGDNGETSLGNGQRVKKNSVRVECLGSIDELNSIIGLILTETVPEKIKTTLTEIQHDLFNIGGELSIPSHKLLDSQRVDFLEIELDAMNQKLPPLKEFILPGGSKPAALAHVARTVCRRAERNCINLKEIEEINSSSLYYLNRLSDFLFVLARMLNQENKVPDTLWKRS, from the coding sequence ATGGCTGATAGATTAACACATATTTATACAAAAACTGGAGACAATGGAGAGACATCCCTTGGTAACGGTCAACGCGTTAAAAAAAATTCAGTTCGGGTAGAGTGCCTTGGATCGATTGATGAATTAAATTCCATCATTGGTCTAATTCTGACAGAAACTGTTCCTGAAAAAATCAAAACTACTCTCACGGAAATACAACATGACTTGTTTAACATTGGTGGTGAGTTATCTATTCCAAGTCATAAACTGTTAGATTCACAAAGAGTTGATTTTTTAGAAATTGAGCTAGATGCAATGAATCAAAAACTTCCACCATTAAAAGAATTTATTTTGCCTGGCGGTTCAAAACCAGCAGCTCTTGCCCATGTCGCAAGAACAGTATGTCGTCGTGCTGAAAGAAACTGTATTAATTTGAAAGAAATTGAAGAGATTAACAGTTCCTCACTATATTATCTCAACCGCCTATCAGACTTCCTTTTTGTTCTGGCTAGGATGCTGAATCAAGAAAATAAAGTTCCAGATACCCTTTGGAAGCGAAGTTGA
- a CDS encoding deoxyadenosine kinase: MNPFKKYPYIVVEGPIGSGKSTLSRMLSENFGSNLIKEKADQNPFLPKFYKNMSQYALPTQLFFLFQRVEQINDIKQNDFFHKGTVADFFIYKDPIFAQLNLDDEELKLYKQIYQFLELKVPKPDLVIYLQTPVELLKKRVERRSINYEKTISTEYLEKIAEAYSNFFHFKYNQKLLIVNNENLDIIDDPGAISMLVEKIEQLSSTREFFNPRVI; encoded by the coding sequence ATTAATCCCTTTAAGAAATATCCTTATATTGTTGTTGAAGGCCCAATTGGCTCAGGCAAATCTACATTATCAAGAATGCTAAGTGAAAACTTTGGCTCTAATCTCATTAAAGAAAAAGCCGACCAAAATCCTTTTCTTCCTAAGTTTTACAAAAACATGTCTCAGTATGCCCTTCCCACTCAATTATTTTTTCTTTTTCAAAGAGTTGAGCAAATAAATGACATAAAACAAAATGATTTCTTTCATAAGGGGACGGTAGCAGACTTTTTTATTTATAAAGATCCAATATTTGCCCAACTCAACCTAGATGACGAAGAACTAAAACTTTACAAACAAATTTATCAGTTTCTCGAGCTTAAAGTTCCAAAACCAGATCTGGTCATTTATCTTCAAACACCTGTCGAGTTATTAAAAAAAAGGGTGGAGAGAAGAAGTATTAACTATGAAAAAACGATTTCTACAGAGTACTTAGAGAAAATTGCTGAAGCTTACAGCAACTTCTTTCATTTTAAATATAATCAAAAACTGTTAATTGTAAATAACGAAAACCTAGATATTATTGATGACCCTGGAGCTATTTCAATGTTAGTTGAAAAAATTGAGCAATTATCATCCACAAGAGAGTTTTTTAATCCTCGGGTAATCTAA
- a CDS encoding aspartate decarboxylase — protein sequence MLRRMLKSKLHRVTVTHSELEYEGSCAIDINLLKEANINEYEQIAIYNITNGERFTTYAISAEQGSGIISINGAAAHKANPGDMLIIATYADYNEIELEKYAPSLVYVDSENNITITKNSIDIQAA from the coding sequence ATGTTAAGAAGAATGTTAAAATCAAAGTTACATCGAGTAACAGTTACTCACTCTGAATTGGAATATGAGGGTTCATGTGCCATAGATATCAATTTACTCAAAGAAGCAAATATCAATGAGTATGAACAAATTGCTATATACAACATTACTAACGGCGAAAGATTTACCACCTATGCCATCTCGGCTGAACAGGGTTCGGGCATAATTTCAATAAACGGAGCTGCTGCTCACAAAGCCAATCCTGGTGATATGCTTATTATCGCAACCTATGCAGATTATAATGAAATTGAATTAGAAAAATATGCGCCTTCACTGGTTTATGTTGATAGTGAGAATAACATCACCATCACAAAAAACTCCATCGACATCCAAGCTGCCTAA
- a CDS encoding deoxyribodipyrimidine photolyase, whose product MSHTIVNKSFSKSLVWLRRDLRLHDNTALHEAASQSNSTSICFVFDTNILSKLKNKNDQRVDFIYQILQDIKQTLKKYGSDIWILFGDPVHEIPKLAESINAEAVFVNRDYEKYGVNRDHDVQNKLSGLNKTFHSFKDQVLFEADEIVTKNNTHYSVFSPYRNNHLEKLLTSGSGENLYQLDDINFEKFTIEKTLTLDDIGFDSSNISSFQIATTHQDIQKQINEFKGRLEDYDQTRNFPAIKGVSYLSVHNRFGTISIREIANICLQNYSTPGSKSWLNELIWRDFYFQIIVNFSHVQDGHSFKQQYDNLQYENNESFFESWKQGMTGFPIVDAAMRQLNTTGYMHNRLRMIVASFLTKDLLIDWRWGEEYFKEKLIDYDFSANNGGWQWAASVGCDAQPWFRIFNPLLQSQKFDSDGKFIKKYVPELSEFDKKNIHEPHAKFTPKDYPKPIIDHATQRPKALKMFEHVNNVVKKQH is encoded by the coding sequence ATCTCCCATACCATCGTGAATAAGTCTTTTTCAAAATCATTAGTGTGGCTTCGAAGAGATCTCCGCCTGCATGACAACACTGCTTTACATGAGGCTGCTTCTCAATCAAACTCGACCAGCATTTGCTTTGTTTTCGATACAAATATTTTGAGTAAACTAAAAAATAAAAATGATCAGAGAGTCGATTTTATTTATCAAATATTACAAGACATCAAGCAAACTCTAAAAAAATATGGTTCTGACATCTGGATACTGTTTGGTGATCCTGTCCACGAAATACCTAAACTAGCGGAGTCTATAAATGCTGAGGCTGTTTTTGTAAATAGAGATTACGAGAAATATGGTGTAAATCGTGATCATGATGTCCAAAATAAATTATCAGGATTAAATAAAACATTTCATTCTTTCAAAGATCAAGTTCTCTTCGAAGCAGATGAGATTGTGACAAAAAACAATACGCATTACTCTGTATTCTCACCTTACAGAAATAATCATCTTGAAAAACTACTAACAAGTGGCTCAGGTGAAAACCTATACCAACTAGATGATATTAATTTTGAAAAATTTACCATCGAAAAAACCTTAACACTTGATGATATTGGTTTCGATAGTTCAAATATCTCATCTTTTCAAATCGCTACCACTCATCAGGATATACAAAAGCAAATTAATGAATTTAAAGGTAGGCTTGAGGATTATGACCAAACAAGAAATTTTCCTGCCATCAAAGGAGTGTCATACCTCTCTGTTCATAACAGATTTGGAACTATTTCCATCAGAGAAATAGCTAATATCTGTTTACAAAATTATTCAACACCAGGATCAAAGTCATGGTTAAACGAGCTGATTTGGAGGGATTTTTATTTTCAGATTATTGTTAACTTTTCTCATGTACAAGATGGTCACTCCTTCAAACAACAATACGATAATTTGCAATATGAGAATAATGAGTCCTTTTTTGAATCATGGAAGCAAGGCATGACAGGATTTCCGATTGTGGATGCAGCCATGCGACAATTAAATACAACAGGCTATATGCACAATCGATTAAGAATGATCGTTGCTTCTTTTTTAACTAAGGATCTATTGATTGATTGGAGATGGGGTGAGGAATATTTTAAAGAAAAGTTAATTGACTATGATTTTTCTGCAAACAATGGCGGTTGGCAATGGGCAGCCTCAGTTGGCTGCGATGCCCAGCCATGGTTTAGAATTTTTAATCCACTACTCCAGTCACAAAAATTTGACAGTGATGGGAAGTTTATAAAGAAATACGTGCCCGAATTAAGTGAATTTGATAAAAAAAATATTCACGAGCCTCATGCTAAATTCACTCCAAAGGATTATCCAAAACCAATCATTGACCATGCCACTCAAAGACCAAAAGCATTAAAAATGTTTGAGCATGTCAATAATGTTGTAAAAAAACAACATTAA
- a CDS encoding ABC transporter: protein MNVSNVLKNLILMVIILFLGGCATTNNPDPLESMNRGIYKFNTAFDDTVAKPVAKGYKAVAPSFVVKGINNFFNNIRDIVTVINDLLQFKVKHALNDASRVAINSTIGILGFVDVHTMTGGERRKEDFGQTLGHWGVGSGAYIVIPFFGPSTVRDGFGLVADTLYFDPISYISDVRTRNQVRLGQFIDARTELLNASDILEEASIDPYAFQRDAYLQYRDSLVNDSDGSVDYDDENLLSDGYEPFTEEELVSSTANN, encoded by the coding sequence ATGAACGTTAGTAATGTCTTAAAAAATCTCATTTTGATGGTAATAATCCTTTTTTTAGGGGGTTGCGCAACTACCAATAATCCAGACCCATTGGAGTCAATGAATCGAGGGATTTATAAATTCAATACTGCTTTTGATGACACTGTAGCTAAACCTGTAGCCAAAGGATATAAAGCAGTAGCCCCATCTTTTGTTGTCAAGGGAATTAATAATTTCTTTAATAATATTAGAGATATTGTTACGGTCATTAATGACCTTCTCCAATTCAAAGTCAAACACGCTTTGAATGATGCGAGTAGAGTTGCCATTAATTCAACCATTGGTATTTTAGGCTTCGTCGATGTACATACGATGACCGGTGGGGAAAGACGTAAGGAAGACTTCGGTCAAACACTGGGTCACTGGGGTGTCGGATCAGGGGCTTATATTGTTATTCCATTTTTTGGACCATCTACCGTTAGAGATGGTTTTGGATTAGTTGCTGATACCTTGTATTTTGACCCGATCAGTTACATCAGCGACGTAAGAACCAGAAACCAAGTTAGACTAGGTCAATTCATTGATGCTAGAACAGAGTTACTGAATGCTTCTGATATCCTTGAAGAGGCTTCAATAGACCCTTATGCATTCCAACGTGATGCTTATTTGCAATATCGCGACAGTCTTGTAAATGATTCTGATGGATCTGTTGATTATGATGATGAAAATTTATTATCGGACGGTTATGAGCCATTCACTGAAGAAGAATTAGTTTCATCTACCGCTAATAATTAA
- a CDS encoding peptidase C69: MQNEILGYTEEKLKNLCEDIITQSKKLGAESAEVDVSIASGKNLTVRNEDVETFEINNDKNVTLTLYQNGRKSVVSSSDFSKKTMQHLIDNSLNMLKVTEQDPYFGIVEQDLHPKKTRPVDIFYPQELSFDDMLEIAKKTESSAKSYDERITNSEGATINYSSSVFMYANSNQFFGGFPGSRYSLYCSVIGSKDQTMQRSYDYSNVRDFHDLKNPTQLGEEAAKNTIDRLNVKKIKTGNYPIIFHNTISDAIINPILSAVSGRNLYRQNSFLLDTVGTKIASDRLTISEKPLLIKGHASTYFDDEGVEVFDNTLVDRGILNRYLLSNYSAKKLNLATTGNAGGTHNLIFEHHNISLAQMIKDINKGFLITELLGHGVNMVNGDFSRGAAGLYIENGEIQHAVEEITIAGNLKDMAMDIVSIADDANYNSSKYIGSVLVEKMAVGAS; the protein is encoded by the coding sequence ATGCAAAATGAAATTCTTGGTTACACCGAAGAAAAACTAAAAAATCTTTGTGAAGACATTATAACGCAGTCAAAGAAACTAGGCGCCGAATCTGCTGAGGTCGATGTAAGCATCGCATCAGGTAAAAATTTAACTGTGCGCAATGAAGATGTTGAAACGTTTGAGATAAATAATGATAAAAATGTAACGTTAACCTTGTATCAAAATGGAAGAAAAAGTGTTGTCTCTTCTTCTGATTTTTCAAAAAAAACCATGCAACATTTAATTGATAATTCGCTTAATATGCTCAAGGTGACTGAGCAAGACCCATATTTTGGTATCGTTGAACAAGATTTACATCCCAAAAAAACAAGACCAGTAGATATTTTTTATCCACAAGAATTAAGTTTTGATGACATGCTAGAAATTGCCAAAAAAACGGAGTCATCCGCTAAATCATATGATGAGCGAATTACTAACTCAGAAGGTGCCACCATTAACTATAGCTCCTCCGTATTCATGTATGCCAATTCTAATCAATTCTTTGGCGGTTTTCCCGGCTCAAGATACTCGCTTTATTGTTCAGTCATAGGTTCAAAAGACCAAACAATGCAAAGAAGCTACGATTATTCTAATGTCAGAGATTTTCATGACTTAAAAAATCCAACCCAACTCGGCGAAGAGGCGGCAAAAAATACGATTGATCGACTAAACGTTAAAAAAATTAAGACGGGAAACTATCCAATTATTTTTCATAACACCATTTCTGATGCGATTATAAATCCAATCTTGTCAGCCGTATCAGGAAGAAATTTATACCGACAAAATTCTTTTTTACTGGACACTGTTGGAACAAAAATAGCATCTGATCGATTAACTATTTCAGAAAAGCCGCTGTTAATAAAAGGCCATGCATCAACTTATTTTGATGATGAAGGGGTGGAGGTTTTTGATAATACCTTAGTTGACCGGGGCATATTAAATCGTTATTTGTTATCAAACTACTCTGCAAAAAAATTAAATCTTGCAACTACAGGAAACGCTGGGGGAACACACAATTTGATATTTGAGCATCACAATATTTCTCTCGCTCAAATGATTAAAGACATAAACAAAGGGTTTCTTATCACTGAATTGCTTGGGCATGGGGTAAACATGGTGAACGGTGATTTTTCCAGGGGAGCGGCTGGCCTTTATATCGAGAACGGTGAGATTCAGCACGCTGTTGAAGAAATTACCATTGCAGGAAATTTAAAGGATATGGCGATGGACATTGTCAGTATTGCAGATGATGCGAATTATAATAGCTCAAAATATATTGGCTCAGTATTAGTTGAAAAAATGGCTGTAGGAGCCAGTTAG